In Brassica napus cultivar Da-Ae chromosome C2, Da-Ae, whole genome shotgun sequence, the sequence GGCGCATCTAACGGATGGGTAGCTACTTTGAGTGGCGACGACGGAATCCTGCGTCTCCAAGATGACCTAAACCCGTATGCATCGTATACAGATCCAAAAAGCATTCCTCTGCCTCCTCTTGTGACTCTGCCATGTTGCCAAACCCAAATCGTCACCAACGTGTCAATGTCCTCATCTTCTCCAGAGGATGAAGACTGTGTTGTGGCTGTCAAGTTTTTGGGACCTCAGCTCAGTTTTTGCAGACCAGCTCAGAGTAAACCCGAATGGACCAATATCACGATCGAAAACTCATGCTTCTTCTCTTCTCGTGTTATGTTTTCCAAGAAAGAGGGCATGTTTCGCGTTCTTGGGGCTGGAGGTCACCTCGTGGGAACATGGGATCTCCAGAATCACAAACACAAGATTCAGAGGCTGCGGTTTAAAAACATTCCCGAGTTAACCAAGACCACAAACGAGCTTATGGATTCGTGCTGCACGTACGAGCACTTGGTGGAGTCAGTAACCACCGGCGAAACTTTCTTGGTTAAGCAGTACAAGAAGACTGTTGAGATCGATGATGGTGTTGCCAAAATGAGAACAGAATATTTAATGGTGTTCAAACTAGACGGTGAAGGCAACGCGGTTCACACTGAAGACATAGGAGATCTTGTCATTTTCCTCTCAATGTCtgaacctttttgtctccggGCTAGTTCTTTTCCTGTCCTGTTCCCGAACAGCGTTGAAAGCTTGGATTACTGGGAAAATGTAACTGTCGAACTGGCTGACTACTTAGTTATTAGAGGCTTTCGTCCATTCTTGGCCCCTTACCTTATTCCACCACAACATATAGATTAGTAAATGTTTGTATGTAATAGAGTCATGCATCCACAATTATAAGCTTTTGTAACTTCATTTCCACTGTTACCAATCAGTTGCTTCTTAGATAAAAaatacggaattacctaatatgactaaaatatatattgcaattaatgattttgaataataaaaatttgataacaatttttatatatcattttatattttatattattaaaataaacttaaaaatcatattcactatataataaaaatagattttttttttttgagaaaacaaaGTTGGCAACTTGGAATaatcaattttcaaaaatccAAACATCCTACATCGTGTAATTCAAACTTATTTGTGCTGTATACATACGTCCACACTTAAGTTTTTGTTCagaggattcaaagagagagagg encodes:
- the LOC125581547 gene encoding uncharacterized protein LOC125581547; the protein is MSLILNRLSKLWLGKSRRSTLLLLSNGFSSSSRKKQTPPCFVVSAELCEPYEACLGKLVISEVHNDMINLEKKVNLELLYNDIFDKVVTIGASNGWVATLSGDDGILRLQDDLNPYASYTDPKSIPLPPLVTLPCCQTQIVTNVSMSSSSPEDEDCVVAVKFLGPQLSFCRPAQSKPEWTNITIENSCFFSSRVMFSKKEGMFRVLGAGGHLVGTWDLQNHKHKIQRLRFKNIPELTKTTNELMDSCCTYEHLVESVTTGETFLVKQYKKTVEIDDGVAKMRTEYLMVFKLDGEGNAVHTEDIGDLVIFLSMSEPFCLRASSFPVLFPNSVESLDYWENVTVELADYLVIRGFRPFLAPYLIPPQHID